From the genome of Epinephelus moara isolate mb chromosome 10, YSFRI_EMoa_1.0, whole genome shotgun sequence, one region includes:
- the crlf1b gene encoding cytokine receptor-like factor 1b isoform X1 yields the protein MFSFLFLLLLVSHVLLSSTHVAVISPQDPVLHIGSSLTATCTLSPELGLHANTLYWTLNGMSLSSSTYSVLSPDTLSVTLHNLNGSQQQSGDNLVCHGADGHVLAGSCLYVGRPPEKPVNLTCWSRNTKDLSCKWSPGGRGETHVQTKYTLKYKLRWYGREKECEIYSTGKQRYSCYIPRNLALFTPYEIWVEAANQLGSAISDITTLDILDVVTTDPPANVQVSRVGDLEDQLTVRWASPPELKDILFQAKYQIRYRLEDSTEWKVVDDVGNQTSCRLAGLRPGTVYFVQVRCNPVGIYGSRKPGIWSDWSHPAAASTPSSERLQTGSCDPKPGEQNSTLRRELKQFFGWVRKHASGCSGMSIKLYDQWRVWLQKSHKTRNQILQDDNS from the exons ATGTTTTCCTTcttgttcctcctcctccttgtctcACATGTGCTGCTGTCCTCGACAC ATGTAGCAGTGATCTCCCCTCAGGATCCCGTCCTTCATATCGGCTCCAGCCTAACAGCCACGTGCACACTGAGCCCTGAGCTCGGCCTCCACGCCAACACGTTGTACTGGACACTGAACGGGATGAGTCTGTCCAGCAGCACCTACAGTGTGTTGAGCCCCGACACCCTCAGCGTCACCCTCCACAACCTCAACGGCTCCCAGCAGCAGTCTGGTGACAACCTCGTGTGTCATGGAGCAGATGGACACGTCCTGGCTGGTTCATGTCTCTATGTGGGCA GGCCTCCAGAAAAGCCAGTCAATTTAACGTGTTGGTCCCGCAACACGAAGGACTTGAGCTGCAAGTGGAGCCCGGGGGGGCGGGGCGAGACCCACGTCCAAACCAAATACACCCTCAAGTACAAATTGAG GTGGTAtgggagagagaaggagtgtGAAATTTACAGCACAGGGAAGCAGCGCTACTCCTGCTACATCCCCCGCAACCTCGCCCTCTTCACGCCATACGAGATCTGGGTGGAAGCAGCCAATCAGCTGggctctgccatctctgacatcACCACCCTGGACATCCTCGATGTAG TGACCACTGACCCTCCTGCCAACGTGCAGGTGAGTCGCGTCGGCGACCTCGAGGACCAGCTGACGGTCCGCTGGGCCAGCCCCCCCGAGCTCAAGGACATCCTGTTTCAGGCCAAATATCAGATACGCTACAGACTGGAGGACAGCACAGAATGGAAG GTGGTGGATGATGTTGGTAACCAGACGTCATGTCGCCTTGCTGGCCTCCGGCCTGGGACTGTCTATTTTGTGCAGGTGAGATGTAATCCAGTGGGCATCTATGGCTCCAGGAAGCCTGGCATCTGGAGTGACTGGAGCCACCCGGCTGCCGCCTCCACACCCAGCAGTG aGCGGCTGCAGACTGGTTCCTGCGATCCTAAGCCCGGTGAGCAGAACTCCACCCTGCGGCGGGAACTCAAGCAGTTCTTTGGCTGGGTGCGCAAGCATGCATCTGGCTGCAGCGGCATGTCAATCAAACTGTACGATCAGTGGAGGGTGTGGCTGCAGAAATCGCACAAAACGCGCAACCAG ATTCTACAAGACGATAATTCATAG
- the crlf1b gene encoding cytokine receptor-like factor 1b isoform X2, with product MFSFLFLLLLVSHVLLSSTHVAVISPQDPVLHIGSSLTATCTLSPELGLHANTLYWTLNGMSLSSSTYSVLSPDTLSVTLHNLNGSQQQSGDNLVCHGADGHVLAGSCLYVGRPPEKPVNLTCWSRNTKDLSCKWSPGGRGETHVQTKYTLKYKLRWYGREKECEIYSTGKQRYSCYIPRNLALFTPYEIWVEAANQLGSAISDITTLDILDVVTTDPPANVQVSRVGDLEDQLTVRWASPPELKDILFQAKYQIRYRLEDSTEWKVVDDVGNQTSCRLAGLRPGTVYFVQVRCNPVGIYGSRKPGIWSDWSHPAAASTPSSERLQTGSCDPKPGEQNSTLRRELKQFFGWVRKHASGCSGMSIKLYDQWRVWLQKSHKTRNQVDSTRR from the exons ATGTTTTCCTTcttgttcctcctcctccttgtctcACATGTGCTGCTGTCCTCGACAC ATGTAGCAGTGATCTCCCCTCAGGATCCCGTCCTTCATATCGGCTCCAGCCTAACAGCCACGTGCACACTGAGCCCTGAGCTCGGCCTCCACGCCAACACGTTGTACTGGACACTGAACGGGATGAGTCTGTCCAGCAGCACCTACAGTGTGTTGAGCCCCGACACCCTCAGCGTCACCCTCCACAACCTCAACGGCTCCCAGCAGCAGTCTGGTGACAACCTCGTGTGTCATGGAGCAGATGGACACGTCCTGGCTGGTTCATGTCTCTATGTGGGCA GGCCTCCAGAAAAGCCAGTCAATTTAACGTGTTGGTCCCGCAACACGAAGGACTTGAGCTGCAAGTGGAGCCCGGGGGGGCGGGGCGAGACCCACGTCCAAACCAAATACACCCTCAAGTACAAATTGAG GTGGTAtgggagagagaaggagtgtGAAATTTACAGCACAGGGAAGCAGCGCTACTCCTGCTACATCCCCCGCAACCTCGCCCTCTTCACGCCATACGAGATCTGGGTGGAAGCAGCCAATCAGCTGggctctgccatctctgacatcACCACCCTGGACATCCTCGATGTAG TGACCACTGACCCTCCTGCCAACGTGCAGGTGAGTCGCGTCGGCGACCTCGAGGACCAGCTGACGGTCCGCTGGGCCAGCCCCCCCGAGCTCAAGGACATCCTGTTTCAGGCCAAATATCAGATACGCTACAGACTGGAGGACAGCACAGAATGGAAG GTGGTGGATGATGTTGGTAACCAGACGTCATGTCGCCTTGCTGGCCTCCGGCCTGGGACTGTCTATTTTGTGCAGGTGAGATGTAATCCAGTGGGCATCTATGGCTCCAGGAAGCCTGGCATCTGGAGTGACTGGAGCCACCCGGCTGCCGCCTCCACACCCAGCAGTG aGCGGCTGCAGACTGGTTCCTGCGATCCTAAGCCCGGTGAGCAGAACTCCACCCTGCGGCGGGAACTCAAGCAGTTCTTTGGCTGGGTGCGCAAGCATGCATCTGGCTGCAGCGGCATGTCAATCAAACTGTACGATCAGTGGAGGGTGTGGCTGCAGAAATCGCACAAAACGCGCAACCAGGTAG ATTCTACAAGACGATAA